The genomic segment TATATACGCTTTGATTGTGGATTTACTTTGTTCGTCGATACCGAAGAATTTTGTGTATGAATTTGCGTTACTTTCCTTTGGAATGGCACCTTTACTTACCGTTTTTGGTGGGATTCTTGGTGGTTCTGTCCATTTTTTTGCGATCACTATTTCTTTGTATTTTGTCCTCTCTCCATTGGAGTGGAATTCCTTTTTTGATCGAAAAACATTTATCATTGCTTTATGTGTTTGGTGGTTTGGCCTTTTTTCTAATTTTTTGCCGATGTATGGATTTAATTTTCCCCCTTTTCATCCAGTAGTGGATGCAACTCTTTCTGTATTATTCTCCATTTATTTAAACCGATTTAATGCCTCAAGACCCAGTGTTTATAGTTTAATTGCTTCTATTTTGATTTCACTTGCTGTTGGTTTATTTGTTGGAATTTTGGTTTTAGGAATTCTTCCGGGATTTCCTTTTAAGGAATTGGCGACTTCCATTGTTACTACCTTAACCAGTCTTTTATTTTTCGCATATTTATTCAAAACTACTTTCAAAGATGAGAAACCTAATTTTTCCTTTTCATTGTCCCTTGGGGATTTTGGTTTATCCAAACAAGAATTGAGAATTTGTGAATTGATTGCAGAAGGGCATAGTCGTTCGTTCATTCGTTTGATTCTGAATGTTTCTGATGGAACTTTGCGGAATCATTTGAAAAATATTTATTCAAAAGTACTTCCTGAATCCAATTCTACTTCGAAAGACCAATTGCAACGT from the Leptospira perdikensis genome contains:
- a CDS encoding helix-turn-helix transcriptional regulator, whose translation is MTNIFFLVPLFASLANVSCFIENITRDHRFHRLLSVFYFTIGVQNAATAALCLAPDETTGLAFWIFQCHSFFLLAPVLVSLCSFCTGRKLFNKATIIIAIYALIVDLLCSSIPKNFVYEFALLSFGMAPLLTVFGGILGGSVHFFAITISLYFVLSPLEWNSFFDRKTFIIALCVWWFGLFSNFLPMYGFNFPPFHPVVDATLSVLFSIYLNRFNASRPSVYSLIASILISLAVGLFVGILVLGILPGFPFKELATSIVTTLTSLLFFAYLFKTTFKDEKPNFSFSLSLGDFGLSKQELRICELIAEGHSRSFIRLILNVSDGTLRNHLKNIYSKVLPESNSTSKDQLQRLTVFLSKQKLVEDVPDK